From a single Callithrix jacchus isolate 240 chromosome 5, calJac240_pri, whole genome shotgun sequence genomic region:
- the LOC118153748 gene encoding protein SET-like, translating to MLRFSDFPSSMAPKRQSPLPPQKKKPRPPPAQGLDETSASAGLLKKGEKEQQEAIEHIDEVQNEIDRLNEQASEEILKVEQKYNKLRQPFFQKRSELIAKIPNFWVTTFVNHPQVSALLGEEDEEALHYLTRVEVTEFEDIKSGYRIDFYFDENPYFENKVLSKEFHLNESGDPSSKSTEIKWKSGKDLTKRSSQTQNKASRKRQHEEPESFFTWFTDHSDAGADELGEVIKDDIWPNPLQYYLVPDMDDEEGEGEDDVNDEEEEGLEDIDEEGDEDEGEEDEDDDEGEEGEEDEGEDD from the coding sequence ATGCTCCGGTTCTCGGACTTCCCCAGCAGCATGGCCCCCAAACGCCAGTCTCCACTCCCGcctcaaaagaagaaaccaagacCACCTCCTGCTCAGGGACTGGATGAGACATCGGCCTCTGCAGGCTTgctgaagaagggagaaaaagaacagcaagaaGCAATTGAACACATTGATGAAGTACAAAATGAAATAGACAGACTTAATGAACAAGCCAGTGAGGAGATTTTGAAAGTAGAACAGAAATATAACAAACTCCGCCAACCATTTTTTCAGAAGAGGTCAGAATTGATCGCCAAAATCCCAAATTTTTGGGTAACAACATTTGTCAACCATCCACAAGTGTCTGCACTGCTTGGGGAGGAGGATGAAGAGGCACTGCATTATTTGACCAGAGTTGAAGTGACAGAATTTGAAGATATTAAATCAGGTTacagaatagatttttattttgatgaaaatccttactttgaaaataaagttctcTCCAAAGAATTTCATCTGAATGAGAGTGGTGATCCATCTTCAAAGTCCACtgaaatcaaatggaaatctGGAAAGGATTTGACAAAACGTTCAAGTCAAACGCAGAATAAAGCCAGCAGGAAGAGGCAGCATGAGGAACCAGAGAGCTTCTTTACCTGGTTTACTGATCATTCTGATGCAGGTGCTGATGAATTAGGAGAGGTCATCAAAGATGATATTTGGCCAAACCCATTACAATACTACTTGGTTCCTGATATGGAtgatgaagaaggagaaggagaagatgaTGTTAatgatgaagaggaggaaggattaGAAGACATTGATGAAGAAGGGGATGAGGATGAAggtgaagaagatgaagatgatgatgaaggggaggaaggagaggaggatgaAGGAGAAGATGACTAA